The DNA segment ATGGGCTGCTGGTGTGACCAGTGCCATGTGCCCAGTAgctgcaacacttgaaatgatTAATGGACCTTttacacagcagacattttgacttgtcatagtaggaaaagcacagctgaaattgataacctaaaaaatggctcaattccatcaagtgtcccagtaagccatttcagtgagtcagcatgcacaatatcAGGGCCTCTCcgaagtggaatgcagccatcataaTTGGTTTGGAATACATGTGATTTTCCAACTGTGACATGTCAAGATGTCTGCCCTGAAAAAGGTCTACAGACTCCCTCTGTCACCTCCCCCAATCTAAGCACAGGGAACCACCCCCTGTGCGGTGCTAACAAATCTAACAGACAAACTAACCAATCAAGGCAATGGTTGACCAGCAACTTCTGTGATTCTTctaaatcaaaaacatttgataaTCCCTTTAAGGTGCTTAAAAAGTTTTATACCATGGCCACCATTTTAAAGTGAGGGTACAATCTATTGTATTGTGCAGCTGTAGTGGATTGAAGCAGCTTGATTGcttggggttaggcattgacctcgagtggttaaggttaggatagccaatTGGTCAGGGaataggacctgaacaaattgGGTTACGTTACCTCGCGtaagcatggacgcctggccaatagtagtgtgtgaatgctgtTGAAGGGCGGGCCTTTCCTAGAAGTTGCGTGGGTTCCATAACAATGCGTCAAAATGGCAATTCATTTGCAACAAAcgtgtaaaaaagaaacaagatttttttttttcatcaacatGAAAAGGAAGTGTTTTTAGTAAACTTCTTTGTCTTCTATTttgcaaaatatttacacagaaGACCAATAATGTGGGCCTATTTTACATACAATGTCCACTTAGCAACTAAAACATGATTAGCATTTTTATCTTGATTGTTCAATACTCAAGAAAAGTTCAAGAAAAAGAGCATGGTCTTGATTAAatattgaaaatgtcaaaagtgacaagtCATTACTTACATTTACTTTATTCACACTTAAATAAAAGGACAATCTTTCATGCAGTAAAATTGACACTTGAACATTCCAGATCTATATAGACTCTAGCAGCTTGTCATCCATAATTTGTGAAggtgtaatacaaaaaaatcccaGAGCACAAGACCATATTTGGTCTGTCTAGGTTTTTGTCAGAGATATTGTCATTTAAAACAGACGGAGTCCTCTCTCACTTAGGACGTTACTCCACACTCTGGCAAAATGGAAAATGGGGGGGTGGAATTAAGAGGAAAAATTATCTAAATAAATGCTCTGTTAGTATCAGACTTCGTTAAATAAGGAGCTTATTGTGTGAAAAAATTGTGTGATTTATTATGCATGTGGTGCTACATGCAAAGGAGTTtcacatgttttcttttgttaaacTTAATAAGACAGGACTGTTGGGGCTGGGTAAACAGGTTAGGTTGTGGAATTATGGGGGGTTGGACCTAAAAGGCAGGTGCTGATGACAGTGAGCAGTTTTCCTCCATGGCCCCTCCTCTCTCAGAGAGGTCATATTTACCTGTTCTCCTCTCCCATTGAACAAACCTACCTGACTAACAGAGGACTTGCCTCCATCACAGAaggagacaaacagagacaaatTCTGCAGAATTCCTGAGAGGCCTTTCCAGAGTGAATCAAATCCCATTTGAAGAAACTCAAAGAACCAATTCGCTCTCCACGATGGTGTCTCCTGGGTTACAAATTCTGGGTGCAGCTCTGGGGATCATGGGCTGGATAGGTGTCATCGTCGTGTGCTTCCTTCCCATGTGGAAGGTCACTGCCTTTATTGGCAGCAACATTGTGACCTCGCAGACTATATGGGAAGGTATTTGGATGAACTGTGTGGTCCAGAGCACAGGCCAGATGCAGTGTAAGGTCTATGACTCCATGCTGGCCCTCAGCTCTGACCTCCAGGCCGCTCGGGCCCTGACCATCATCTCCATCATTGTGGGCATCCTGGCTATCCTGCTCTCCGTTGCTGGGGGGCAGTGCACCAACTGTGTGGAGAATGAGTCATCCAAGACCAAGGTGGGCATTACGGCTGGAGTTGTGTTCATCGTAGCTGGGATCCTCTGCCTCGTCCCTGTCTGCTGGACGACCAACACCATTGTCCAGGACTTCTACAATCCAATGTTGACCAGCGCCCAGAAGAGAGAGTTGGGTGCTGCGCTCTACATAGGGTGGGGGGCAGCCGCCTTGATGCTAATCGGAGGGGGGATTCTCTGCTGCAACTGCCCCCCTAAGGATGAGAGCACCTACAAAACTGCAAGGTACAGCGCTGCCAGATCAGCACCGGCATCTGAGAAAAACTTTGTCTGAAACAGATCTAAGAGTCAGTAAATAGCTTTCACAAAGCAATGTTTACTAGAACAGAATGGGTGCTACTGtgagtgttgattttcaggacGTTACATTAGCAAAATATATTCCTGAGTTTTACTCCTCATGAGTGTTTGAAAGAAATAAACATCAATAAAGAGGATGTTCCATTTTATATGTTAACACAGTTATTTGTATATGTTTGGTTGTTAATATGAATATTAGTAATGTGTAAGTATTTTCTGATTAGTCTGAATGTTCCAtaaccaaattaaaaaaaaatactgtatgtgggtTCCTTTTTATAAACCATTTGTATAAGATTGATATGAAATGATATGGTAGTAagactgtaaataaatattttgtttaaaaatcatcatcacaaagcctgctttttattttcacatgcaTTCACACAGCAGCTGTGTTCAACATGATTCAAAAAGTGGTATAGAAACAAACTAATAGATATCATTCAAATTCTTACATTAGCTTAGTATTCACTCAATATTGTATTTACTGTTTTCAACATTCGTTTTAGTTTTTACACATATAGTGAGACACAAATGTCAAAACAAGGATccgttttaaaacaaaatgcccTCACAGTGTTTGAGAAGCATCTCTTGCCAGACTTTCTTGTAAATCAGGTTTAggtgtggcagaaaaaaagaggcaagGTGATTGAACACTGGTCGTTGTTCAAACTGTGAGCCTACAGTTTGAACAGTTTGTACTTTACATAAACTCACAGACTAAACTGTGAAAAGCCAGGAAATAATCACATCCATTTGCTTTAATCTTGTAAAGTTACCAACATGTTTTTCCTCTAAGAATCTTTCTCGGACGATTCGATTAAAGTCCATTAcattaattaaacaaacaaaaccagcaAACCAGTTAATACATTGCGGTGTGTCTGAGATCGTCAGGGTAATCAATATGTGTTATTAAATTgttatataaatgaaaaaaagctaTTCAAGGGATAATTATCTGTTGTTTGCATGGATTATagatgttttgttaaatttctttttctttcagaaaCACTTGTTTTCTGATCTGTTTTTAGGTGAATACACtgacccaaatccaaaaagtCTAGAGTTTGCTCCAGGCTTGAACTGTGCAAATgggtctgcatgtgtgtgtgttcgtgtgcgtgtgtgtgtgcgtgtgtgtgtgtgtgtgtgtgtgtgtgtgtgtgtgtgtgtgtgtgtgtgtgtgtgtgtgtgtgtgtgtgagcacagaAATGTTCAGCCATTGTTCCCGGCATCACATTAGCTTGAGGTAACAACGCTTGTATGTGAGGGAACAATGAATAGAGAGACAACAAGGTTTGGGGATATCAAGTCTcagatttctctttttgtctggGAGCACAGAAATACCCTGAATGttttgttaacttttttttctttcagaaacATTGGTTTTGTGATCTGTTTTTAGGTGTCTGTACTGACCCAAACTCTGAAGTCTAGCGTTTGCTCCAGGGTTGAACTGTGCAaatggatctgtgtgtgtgtgtttgtgtgtgtgcgtgtgtgtgtgtgtgtgtgtgtatgtgtgtgtgtgtgtgtgtttgcgcacaGATGGGGTGTTGAGCCATTGTTCCCAGTCTCACATTTAGGTAACAAAGCTTGTATGTGAGGAAGCAATGAACAGAGCAAGAATAAGGTTTTTGGATATCAAGTGTcagatttctctttttgtctAAGAGCACATAAACTCCACCCAGAAAGTTTGA comes from the Etheostoma spectabile isolate EspeVRDwgs_2016 chromosome 13, UIUC_Espe_1.0, whole genome shotgun sequence genome and includes:
- the cldnb gene encoding claudin-4; its protein translation is MVSPGLQILGAALGIMGWIGVIVVCFLPMWKVTAFIGSNIVTSQTIWEGIWMNCVVQSTGQMQCKVYDSMLALSSDLQAARALTIISIIVGILAILLSVAGGQCTNCVENESSKTKVGITAGVVFIVAGILCLVPVCWTTNTIVQDFYNPMLTSAQKRELGAALYIGWGAAALMLIGGGILCCNCPPKDESTYKTARYSAARSAPASEKNFV